The following proteins come from a genomic window of Pseudomonadota bacterium:
- a CDS encoding SLC13 family permease produces the protein MDYEILTVLLIVFGSIILFVSEKLPVDMVAMIVLVALLLTGLVDEDNILQGFSNPATITVAAMFILSAALQRTGVVRFLANKLYILAGKSKMRLNIVLMTTCGTLSAFINNTATVAVLLPLALRFSSERNISPSRILMPLSFAAQFGGVCTLIGTTTNLLMNLFLIGAGLEPFGMFEFAKFGVICFVVGIIYMIFASKFMLKDREQTESLSEDYRLQDYMTEMRVLKGSPLIGQRGQDNALTEIGGRIIEMVREGKVVWAAHNSTIHEGDLLVIRGDVDRIIESESRLKLEDWAKGHLNASHLESDDISLLEVIVPTGSPIVGRTLTQLDFYWRYHAAVLGVRRRGAVIKTRIRDITFKEGDTLLVQGHKNDLLHLADDADFAYLQDLTTLKLKTSKAFLSVVILASVVGAAAIGTVSILTAALCGALAVGFTRCLNAKEMYNAVDLRVVMLLAGLIPLGAAMESTGAVASLVDIVMSYMGSLGPMYGLASIYILTMVLTAVMSNNATAVLIAPLALQVANSFGVDPKPFLVAVTFAASTCFATPVGYQTNTMVYGPGGYKYLDFLKVGLPLNIIFFILAMVFLPLLWPL, from the coding sequence ATGGATTATGAAATCCTCACCGTCCTATTGATCGTTTTCGGATCAATTATACTTTTTGTAAGCGAAAAACTCCCTGTAGATATGGTGGCAATGATTGTTCTTGTTGCCCTACTCCTGACAGGTCTTGTGGATGAAGATAATATTCTTCAAGGGTTTTCTAACCCAGCAACTATTACTGTTGCCGCAATGTTTATTCTGTCAGCAGCACTGCAGCGAACAGGTGTGGTGCGTTTTCTGGCGAACAAGCTCTACATCCTTGCAGGTAAGAGCAAAATGCGCCTCAACATTGTGCTTATGACAACATGCGGTACACTCAGTGCCTTTATTAACAATACAGCGACTGTTGCGGTTCTTTTACCTCTGGCTCTTCGCTTTTCATCAGAGCGTAACATCAGCCCAAGCCGTATCCTAATGCCCCTTTCTTTCGCCGCACAATTTGGTGGCGTATGTACCCTAATTGGTACCACAACAAACCTTCTTATGAACCTCTTCCTTATTGGGGCAGGCCTTGAACCTTTTGGTATGTTTGAGTTTGCGAAATTTGGTGTTATTTGCTTTGTGGTTGGTATTATTTACATGATCTTTGCCTCTAAATTTATGCTGAAGGATCGCGAACAAACAGAAAGCCTATCTGAGGATTACCGCCTGCAAGATTACATGACAGAAATGCGTGTCCTTAAAGGGTCTCCCCTCATTGGACAGCGCGGTCAAGATAATGCCCTTACTGAAATTGGTGGACGCATTATTGAAATGGTACGTGAAGGCAAAGTGGTTTGGGCTGCGCATAACAGCACGATTCACGAAGGTGACCTACTGGTTATCCGTGGTGATGTAGACCGCATTATTGAGTCTGAAAGTCGCCTTAAACTTGAAGACTGGGCCAAAGGGCACCTAAATGCCTCTCACCTTGAATCAGATGACATCAGCCTTCTTGAAGTGATTGTTCCAACAGGCTCTCCAATTGTAGGTCGCACCCTCACACAGCTTGACTTTTACTGGCGCTACCACGCAGCCGTACTTGGTGTTCGCCGTCGTGGTGCTGTAATTAAAACGCGTATCCGTGACATCACCTTTAAAGAGGGTGATACCCTTCTTGTACAGGGTCATAAAAATGACCTTCTACACCTTGCTGATGATGCTGATTTTGCATACTTGCAAGACCTGACAACTCTTAAACTTAAAACAAGTAAAGCCTTCCTTTCAGTGGTCATTCTCGCCTCAGTTGTTGGTGCGGCTGCCATTGGTACTGTTTCAATTTTAACAGCTGCCCTATGTGGTGCACTGGCTGTTGGTTTTACAAGGTGCCTCAATGCAAAAGAGATGTATAACGCTGTTGATTTACGCGTTGTGATGCTTCTCGCTGGCCTTATTCCACTGGGTGCTGCTATGGAAAGCACAGGCGCAGTGGCCTCTCTTGTAGATATAGTCATGAGCTACATGGGAAGCCTTGGCCCAATGTATGGCCTTGCCAGCATTTATATCCTAACAATGGTGTTGACTGCCGTTATGTCTAACAATGCAACGGCTGTTCTTATTGCACCTCTTGCTCTGCAAGTTGCAAACTCATTTGGTGTTGACCCGAAACCTTTCCTGGTCGCTGTAACGTTTGCGGCGTCAACATGTTTTGCAACACCTGTCGGATATCAGACAAATACTATGGTCTATGGTCCAGGAGGATACAAATACCTTGATTTCCTCAAGGTAGGCCTACCACTGAACATCATCTTCTTTATCCTAGCTATGGTTTTCTTGCCACTCCTCTGGCCACTATAG
- a CDS encoding NAD(P)/FAD-dependent oxidoreductase produces the protein MSKVIQKDVAIVGAGPVGLFTVFEMGLLGYNCVVIDSLPQIGGQCSELYPEKPIYDIPAYPMILAGELADKLDEQIKPFNPEYVLGDEVTTLEGEAGNFTLTAGETTIKAKVIVVAAGAGVFTPRKPPIANLADFEKKSVFYAVKKKDQFKDKTVVIAGGGDSAVDWAVALGDICTHIHVVHRRDDFRAAEATVQKMRELEAEGKLTLHTPYQLKELTGKDGNLTQVTLAKRGDEDKVIDADNLLCFFGLVPSLGPLAKWGLGIAKKKIVVEPATMQTTVPGILGSGDITEYPGKLDLILTGFAESAIAAKTAQGIIEPDKRFKLIYTTSSGVPGE, from the coding sequence ATGAGTAAAGTGATTCAAAAAGATGTTGCCATTGTTGGCGCTGGCCCTGTCGGACTGTTTACAGTCTTTGAGATGGGTCTTCTTGGGTATAACTGCGTCGTCATTGACTCTCTTCCACAAATTGGTGGACAGTGCAGCGAGCTTTACCCTGAAAAGCCAATTTATGACATCCCTGCTTACCCAATGATTCTGGCTGGTGAACTGGCAGATAAGTTGGACGAACAAATTAAGCCGTTTAACCCTGAGTACGTTCTTGGTGATGAAGTGACAACTCTTGAAGGAGAAGCCGGTAACTTCACCCTTACAGCTGGCGAAACAACCATTAAAGCAAAAGTCATTGTTGTTGCAGCGGGTGCTGGCGTATTTACACCGCGTAAACCTCCAATTGCGAACCTTGCAGACTTTGAAAAGAAATCTGTCTTTTACGCTGTGAAGAAAAAAGACCAATTTAAAGACAAGACGGTTGTGATTGCCGGTGGTGGTGACAGTGCTGTGGACTGGGCTGTTGCACTTGGTGATATCTGCACACACATTCATGTAGTACACCGTCGTGACGACTTTAGAGCCGCAGAAGCCACTGTACAAAAAATGCGCGAACTTGAAGCTGAAGGTAAACTTACACTTCATACCCCTTACCAGCTTAAAGAGCTAACAGGTAAAGACGGAAACTTGACTCAAGTGACGCTAGCCAAGCGCGGCGATGAGGACAAAGTCATTGATGCCGATAACCTGCTTTGCTTCTTTGGCCTTGTTCCGTCACTTGGTCCACTTGCTAAGTGGGGCCTTGGTATTGCGAAGAAGAAAATTGTCGTTGAACCTGCAACAATGCAAACAACAGTCCCTGGTATCTTAGGCTCAGGTGATATTACAGAGTACCCAGGTAAACTAGACCTAATCCTCACAGGATTTGCGGAAAGCGCCATTGCTGCCAAAACAGCGCAAGGTATTATTGAACCAGACAAACGCTTCAAACTGATTTACACCACAAGCAGTGGTGTACCAGGAGAATAA
- the tsaE gene encoding tRNA (adenosine(37)-N6)-threonylcarbamoyltransferase complex ATPase subunit type 1 TsaE, with amino-acid sequence MKIFRTHLTNEQDTEKLAEALAKFTVAGDRFYLNGTLGTGKTTFSRAFVHALGSKDAHVPSPTFTLVQTYDDARLPVAHVDCYRIENPDVELEALSLSPFFRDGVTLLEWADKVQTSLPPVAGTDVAIAELDIPDALTINISHGSDDSRDVEMFASGSWAFRLERIGTFSEKEDKQEHRYSEHEYMSKNGLRGHVLTPLFQDCSLRSYSRFKTGEGSRVLMNAPPGLEDLATFVRHAKSLKMQGVNVPAIYEYSLEHGYAMLEDFGDTILHKALIRAPKDELLLSKAFEMLKAFQSTNLTDIPKYTEDTTFAEASRFTDWYLPYAKGHATPTGARREWRNLWFDLYPQIAAMPQVPVHWDFHVGNMMVLESGELGLIDFQDVKLGSCAFDLACLLEDRYPVSEHVKQALITNLAEHHGVDKDAFEAAYVLGALHRMFKVTGLLVRLKERDGKEDALSRMGEVWQTIARLCEHPVAAPIKEYLNRVYPVYEEKYLKAQKAS; translated from the coding sequence ATGAAGATTTTTAGGACACACCTGACGAATGAGCAGGATACTGAAAAACTTGCAGAAGCACTTGCTAAGTTTACAGTTGCGGGGGATCGTTTCTATTTAAATGGTACGCTCGGTACGGGGAAAACGACATTTAGTCGTGCCTTTGTGCATGCTCTCGGCAGTAAAGATGCTCATGTCCCAAGCCCAACGTTTACCTTGGTGCAAACCTATGATGACGCGCGCCTCCCTGTTGCGCACGTGGATTGTTACCGTATTGAGAACCCAGATGTTGAACTTGAAGCGTTAAGCTTGTCTCCATTCTTTAGAGACGGTGTGACCCTTCTTGAGTGGGCCGATAAAGTACAAACAAGTTTGCCACCTGTTGCTGGAACAGATGTCGCAATCGCTGAACTTGATATTCCAGATGCCCTTACAATCAATATTAGCCACGGGTCAGATGACTCTCGTGATGTGGAAATGTTTGCTTCAGGTAGCTGGGCATTTCGCCTTGAGCGCATTGGTACATTCAGTGAGAAAGAAGATAAACAAGAACACCGTTACTCTGAACATGAGTATATGAGTAAAAATGGCCTGCGTGGCCATGTGCTAACACCGCTATTTCAAGATTGCTCTTTGAGAAGTTACTCTCGTTTTAAAACAGGTGAAGGTTCACGTGTTCTTATGAACGCGCCTCCAGGGCTAGAAGATTTGGCAACGTTTGTTCGTCATGCAAAATCTCTTAAGATGCAGGGCGTGAATGTGCCTGCGATTTACGAATATAGCCTTGAACATGGGTATGCCATGCTTGAAGATTTTGGTGATACGATTCTTCATAAGGCATTGATTCGTGCCCCTAAAGATGAGCTGCTATTAAGTAAAGCCTTTGAAATGCTCAAAGCTTTCCAAAGCACAAACCTTACAGATATTCCAAAGTACACAGAAGATACGACATTTGCAGAAGCAAGCCGTTTTACAGACTGGTATTTACCATATGCAAAAGGCCATGCGACACCAACAGGGGCCCGCCGTGAGTGGAGAAACCTGTGGTTTGATCTTTACCCACAAATTGCGGCCATGCCTCAAGTGCCTGTGCATTGGGATTTCCATGTTGGTAACATGATGGTGCTTGAAAGTGGTGAGCTTGGGCTGATTGATTTTCAAGATGTAAAGCTTGGTTCTTGTGCCTTTGATCTCGCATGCCTACTAGAAGATCGCTACCCTGTTTCAGAGCATGTGAAACAAGCTCTTATTACAAACCTTGCAGAGCATCACGGTGTAGACAAAGATGCCTTTGAGGCTGCTTATGTACTTGGTGCCCTCCATCGTATGTTTAAAGTAACAGGGCTTCTGGTTCGTTTGAAAGAGCGTGACGGTAAAGAGGATGCGCTTTCACGTATGGGTGAAGTGTGGCAGACCATTGCGCGTTTGTGTGAACATCCTGTGGCAGCGCCAATTAAAGAGTACTTGAACCGCGTGTACCCAGTGTACGAAGAAAAATACCTTAAAGCACAGAAGGCATCGTAA
- a CDS encoding nucleotidyltransferase family protein produces the protein MARIKQAMILAAGKGTRLGHLTQKTPKPLIEVCGKPVLLYVLDHLKAHGVEKIAINTHYLAEHVEFAVEAWSQTSGVQVKVFREAQLLNTGGGICQTVPFFENKPFFLVNGDAIWTGGPALFEALENTFHREHMQALLSLIELDKTSAFRAPKADYEMDAAGQILSRSSETSSWVYMCTAVLTPDLFAGREIEPFSLIEQYDAAMHSGALYGLPFDGLWADMGTPEGLAFAEQLMSDHPQKQTA, from the coding sequence ATGGCACGTATTAAACAGGCAATGATTTTGGCAGCAGGTAAAGGTACACGCCTTGGCCATTTGACACAAAAGACTCCAAAGCCTCTTATTGAGGTGTGCGGTAAGCCTGTTCTTTTATATGTACTTGACCACTTGAAGGCACATGGTGTTGAGAAAATTGCCATCAATACACATTACCTTGCAGAACATGTAGAGTTCGCGGTTGAAGCGTGGAGCCAGACATCAGGTGTGCAGGTGAAGGTTTTCCGTGAAGCACAACTTCTTAATACTGGTGGTGGCATTTGCCAAACCGTTCCATTTTTTGAAAACAAACCATTCTTCCTTGTCAATGGAGATGCGATTTGGACAGGTGGCCCTGCACTGTTTGAGGCACTTGAAAACACATTCCATAGAGAGCATATGCAAGCCCTCCTTAGCCTGATTGAACTGGATAAAACATCTGCCTTCCGTGCGCCAAAAGCAGATTATGAAATGGATGCTGCGGGCCAAATTTTGAGTCGTAGCTCTGAAACCTCTTCTTGGGTTTATATGTGCACAGCAGTTTTGACACCTGATCTTTTTGCAGGCCGAGAGATTGAGCCGTTTTCTCTCATTGAGCAGTACGATGCTGCAATGCACAGTGGAGCCTTATACGGATTACCATTTGATGGGCTGTGGGCTGATATGGGGACACCTGAAGGTCTCGCTTTTGCAGAACAGTTGATGAGTGATCATCCGCAAAAACAAACGGCGTAA
- a CDS encoding PD-(D/E)XK nuclease family protein has translation MAKFFHTSLSRDFFGVCAEMLLEKYNPSQNPLALTHITVWVPSSRMADSLAESLLEKAGGGVLLPDIRPMGAETDDVLLFDEPEGGKVVSGFERLMFLTEFCMKNMPHAQWSKALNLAKHLDTLWKKMLLSGVEMEALESAIPEEWQARWEDVTLYLKGLTKVYPRYLQQGHMKDETLHKIDVLKTYTAQYEKNDLTNDVWVIGFSDTIDPAQAMLKALSNCDKASFIMPMDKEAFPHVFAEDFLEPTHPLYGLQRFMKSWQLSVSQLEPLKADTQTSYVSLFDAVPSLGHDISTFTLCETAHLESEAETVAWTMAEKAMEKEGTCALVTSDLALAFRVQELLTHYGLFVDRTNSSPFVSTPLGTLSLQVLECMMSGYKADMLAGLVLSPVTNRGMKTYAAGTLDASLLRGMIRGASSLGAWQTKAEMASDISDEIKQQFMHMLDAFKAFDAQASRSLSDWLKAHLELLLSLADSPYGRSFLMREEEGLKAWQLMIQQTEHMAAQLSFKDYAERFDVLFETVSIPNRTEGAHPRLKILGPLESRLQRYDTVILGGLNEGTTPGRISPDVWLSYEQRRDLGLPPVESSIGLSAHDFLSQLYTKDVILTRRTQSDDGATLPSRFLMRLKSAMGTKSYEKLIQRGRVIVDAAEGRRLAGESTPLTEHAAVHASTDASPKAWSPSYVKDMMGCPYKAYMRKGAGVNALEPYNKSPDAALRGNLIHDVLAMFCMKHTHLDTSYKESDTQELIECARSLMEKELPAAVQAVWMTRFEKLAPDIITFWHERLSSGWYQQAIEEDATSQKTPVPLFSRLDRVDGDNAGKLSILDYKTGTLPTKKDVLTGAQPQLILEAMAWLEAQHHSTVKELLYLRLPAGSRDGAKAMYVANDEGQVETLMEQATEGLSSLKALYYGEDKTWPAVAGGVSAVKLEGACEMCDYSGICRVREWVSKEGGAA, from the coding sequence ATGGCAAAGTTTTTCCATACTTCACTTTCTAGAGATTTCTTTGGTGTGTGCGCAGAAATGCTTCTGGAAAAATATAACCCTTCACAGAACCCTCTTGCGCTCACACACATTACGGTTTGGGTGCCGTCGTCACGTATGGCAGATAGTCTGGCTGAAAGTCTTCTTGAAAAAGCTGGCGGTGGTGTCCTTCTTCCTGATATTCGTCCAATGGGAGCTGAAACAGATGATGTTCTTTTGTTTGATGAACCTGAAGGCGGTAAAGTTGTTTCTGGTTTTGAACGTCTTATGTTTCTCACTGAGTTTTGTATGAAAAACATGCCACATGCCCAGTGGTCTAAGGCTCTTAACCTTGCTAAACATCTCGACACACTCTGGAAAAAGATGTTGCTGAGTGGTGTAGAAATGGAAGCACTGGAAAGCGCAATTCCAGAAGAGTGGCAAGCCCGCTGGGAAGATGTGACCCTTTATTTAAAAGGCCTCACAAAGGTGTATCCGCGCTACTTGCAACAAGGCCATATGAAGGATGAAACACTCCATAAAATTGATGTTCTTAAAACATATACCGCGCAGTATGAAAAGAATGACCTTACAAATGATGTTTGGGTGATTGGCTTTAGTGATACGATTGATCCTGCACAGGCAATGCTGAAAGCTCTTTCAAATTGTGATAAAGCGTCCTTTATTATGCCCATGGATAAAGAAGCGTTTCCGCATGTCTTTGCAGAAGATTTTTTAGAGCCTACCCATCCTTTATATGGTTTACAGCGTTTCATGAAAAGTTGGCAGCTTTCAGTTTCGCAGCTAGAGCCTCTCAAAGCAGATACTCAAACAAGCTATGTCAGCTTGTTTGATGCTGTACCTTCTCTCGGCCATGATATTTCAACTTTCACACTTTGCGAAACAGCTCACCTAGAGAGCGAAGCTGAAACAGTTGCTTGGACCATGGCTGAAAAAGCAATGGAGAAAGAAGGCACCTGTGCCCTTGTAACCTCTGATCTGGCACTTGCTTTCCGTGTGCAAGAGCTTTTAACCCACTACGGCCTCTTTGTAGATAGAACCAATAGTTCCCCATTTGTAAGCACCCCTCTAGGTACACTATCTTTGCAAGTTTTAGAGTGTATGATGTCTGGTTATAAGGCTGATATGCTCGCCGGATTGGTTTTAAGTCCTGTAACCAATAGAGGTATGAAAACTTATGCAGCAGGCACACTAGATGCCTCACTTCTTCGAGGGATGATTCGTGGTGCAAGCTCTCTAGGTGCATGGCAAACAAAAGCTGAAATGGCGTCTGATATTTCGGATGAAATTAAACAGCAGTTTATGCATATGTTGGACGCCTTCAAAGCATTTGATGCGCAGGCTTCTCGTTCTTTAAGTGATTGGCTGAAGGCGCATTTAGAGCTTCTATTAAGCCTTGCAGATTCACCGTACGGTCGCAGTTTCCTAATGCGAGAGGAAGAGGGGTTGAAGGCGTGGCAGCTTATGATCCAACAAACAGAACATATGGCGGCCCAGCTTTCCTTTAAAGATTATGCGGAACGTTTTGATGTCCTATTTGAAACCGTCTCTATTCCAAACCGCACAGAAGGTGCGCATCCAAGACTTAAAATTCTTGGTCCTTTAGAGAGCCGTTTGCAACGTTACGATACCGTGATCCTTGGTGGTTTAAATGAGGGTACAACACCGGGACGCATTTCACCTGATGTGTGGCTGTCTTATGAACAGCGTCGTGATTTGGGTCTTCCACCTGTAGAGAGTTCAATTGGCCTGAGTGCTCATGACTTTTTAAGCCAACTTTATACGAAAGATGTGATTTTGACACGTCGCACACAGAGTGATGATGGTGCAACTTTACCATCTCGTTTCTTAATGCGTTTAAAGAGTGCCATGGGCACAAAGTCGTATGAAAAACTCATTCAAAGAGGCCGTGTTATTGTAGATGCCGCAGAAGGTCGTCGCCTTGCAGGTGAAAGTACGCCTTTAACGGAACATGCTGCCGTTCATGCGAGTACAGATGCTTCTCCGAAAGCTTGGTCACCAAGTTATGTGAAAGACATGATGGGCTGCCCTTACAAAGCGTATATGCGCAAAGGGGCGGGGGTTAATGCATTAGAACCTTATAATAAATCTCCAGACGCGGCATTACGTGGGAATTTAATTCATGATGTTTTAGCGATGTTTTGTATGAAACATACGCATTTGGATACGTCTTATAAAGAGAGTGACACACAAGAGCTTATTGAGTGTGCACGCAGTCTCATGGAGAAAGAACTTCCTGCAGCTGTGCAAGCGGTATGGATGACACGTTTTGAAAAGCTTGCCCCAGACATTATTACCTTCTGGCATGAGCGCTTGTCTTCAGGCTGGTATCAGCAGGCCATAGAAGAAGATGCAACATCACAGAAAACACCTGTACCTCTCTTCTCTCGCCTTGATCGTGTAGACGGAGATAACGCAGGTAAGCTCAGTATCCTTGATTATAAAACGGGAACGCTCCCAACCAAGAAAGATGTGCTCACAGGTGCTCAGCCTCAACTTATTTTAGAAGCCATGGCGTGGCTAGAAGCCCAACATCACAGTACAGTGAAAGAGCTTCTATACCTCCGTTTGCCAGCAGGTAGCCGCGATGGTGCAAAAGCTATGTATGTGGCAAATGATGAAGGCCAAGTGGAAACACTCATGGAACAAGCGACAGAAGGCCTTAGCAGCTTGAAAGCGCTTTATTATGGTGAAGATAAAACATGGCCTGCAGTGGCGGGTGGTGTGTCTGCTGTAAAGTTAGAAGGCGCTTGTGAAATGTGTGACTACAGTGGTATCTGCCGTGTTCGTGAATGGGTGAGCAAAGAAGGAGGCGCCGCATGA